In Sphingobacterium sp. lm-10, the DNA window TTATTCGTAAAATGTTTGGAGCCTAACAGACCGAGTTCCTCTGCGCCGAAGGCAATGAAGAGCATGTTGAATGGCTCTTGCACTTCGTTTTGACTGTAGTGCCGCGCCAGCTCCAACAACCCGGCTACGCCGGATGCATTGTCGTCCGCTCCGTTATGAATCTCTCCAATATGTAGCGTGTCGCGCGATCCTCCAATTTTGCCGTGCCCAAGATGATCATAATGCGCACCGATAACAATCGTTTTGGCAGCACCATTATCCAGAAATCCAATAATATTGGCGGCATTACGCAAAGAGTCATTAACAGGTACCCGGGTAATTTTAGCGGTAAAATCCTGTCGATAACCTTCTGTGCCTTTTGGTTGGAGTCCGTATTTTTTGAAGGCCTCTTGGATGTATTGCGCTGCCTGCTCTACTTCAGCACTGCCCGTCTCCCGTCCCCTCATTTCATCAGAAGCCAGATAGTAGATATGTTGTTTCAAGATAGCCTTACTGGCCTGTCCGAATACAGCAGTCGTACTGATGAACAATAGTAGGGCAGTCGTCCAGGAAAATAAGTGAGAGAAAGTCATATAGCGTTCTTTGGAAATACTGTTTTAGTGTTCAACCACGCTGGCTTTCTGCTCGGCTTGCTGTGCTTCTTCGTCCTTAAAATATCGTTTCTGAAAGATTAAGATGAGAAATACACCTACCGATATCGCGGAGTCTGCTACATTAAATACGGGACTAAAGAACAAAAAGTGCTCTCCTCCCCAAACAGGGAACCAGGTTGGGAATGTGCCTTCGAAAAGAGGGAAGTACAGCATATCCACCACTTTCCCGTGAAACCACGGAGCGTAGCCACCTCCGGCTGGGAATAGTTCTGCTTTTTGATAGAAGGTACTTTCGCTAAAGATGCGTCCATAGAATACGCTATCGATGATATTACCCATAGCTCCTGCCATGATTAATGCCACATTCAGGATAAAGCCTTTGTGGTAATTATTTTTGATCATATGATGCAGGCCGTACCCAATACCGCATATGGCAGCAATACGAAATAAGGTAAGCAGTAGCTTGCCATAGTCACCACCGAACTCCATGCCCCAAGCCATACCATTGTTTTCGATAAAATGGATTAAGAACTTATCGCCGAGCACAGGGATATCCTGTCCGATAGTCATACTCAGCTTTACCCAGAATTTGGAAAGCTGATCGATAAGTAATAGCGCAAAAATTAAAAGTAAAGGACGTAAGTAGGCTTTCATGTATATATACAAAACAGTAAAACTGTCCAAATATAGGAGTCTACTCTGATAAATAGTAAACTCCGGCCATTTGGACAGTTTTAAATTGTAAAATTAATGTCTAGTATTGCTTGTTTTTCGCTTCGATACTTAATGTAGTATGTGGTACTGCTTTCAAGCGCTCCTTCTGAATTAGCTTTCCTGTCTCACGACACACACCATAGGTCTTATTTTCTATACGTACCAAGGCAGCTTCCAGATTGTCGATAAACTTCTTTTGACGAGCCGCTAACTGATTGATCTGTTCTTTCTCTAAAGTGGCAGAGCCATCTTCCAAGGTTTTGTACGTGCCAGCGGTATCATCTGTACCATTCGCATTGCTATTGCTTAACGATTTGGTCAAGGAAGAAAGTTCCTCTTTAGCTACGCGTAGTTTTTCAAGAATTATTGCTTTAAATTCTTGAAGTTCCGCGTCGCCATAACGTGTTTTTTCAAATTTTTCCATAATTTAATTTTTTTCAACCAATAGCAATAAATTCTTTTCGTCTATCTCAACGCTGTCTCCTACAGAAATACTGCCAAAGTTGAGGGCGTCTGCTAAAATCTCGGTGCAAATATACGACAAATTATCGGTAACCGCTTCTCTGATTTCTGTGTTGTCACTGATAGTCACTGTGATACGATCGGTTACTGCAAATCCCTTATCCTTGCGAATATTTTGAATTCTATTGATCAATTCCCTTGCAAGACCCTCTTTCCGCAATTCTGGCGTGATATGTACGTCTAACGCCACCGTGAGCCTTCCTAAATTGGCCACTTGCCAGCCCTCTACATCCTCGGCAATGATCTCCACATCTTCAAGCGTGATGGTATAGGGTAGGTTGTTCAACACCAGTTGATTGTTGGTTTCTAGATGCTGAATATCTTCCGCGCTGAATGCCTGAATAGCGGCAGCAACCGTCTTCATATCCTTTCCAACTTTAGCGCCCAAAGCCTTAAAATTCGGTTTAATTTTTTTCTTAATAATACCAGTTGTATCTGTGATGAAATTAATTTGCTTAATATTCGTCTCTGATAAAATCAACTCCTGTACCTTTTCTACTTTCTCTTGGAAAGCGCTATCTAGCACGGGCAACAAAATTTTCTCTAAAGGCTGACGTACGTTGATACCGGTTTTCTTACGCAGGGATAAGGTGAGCGAAGATACATCCTGTGCTAAGCGCATGCGTTCTTCAAGATCTGTATCGATCACGTCGGTGCTGAATAATGGGAAATCGGCTAAATGCACGGATTCAAACGACTCCTTTTTTGTCGCATTATTTAGATCCAGATATAAGTTGTCTGCAAAGAATGGTGCAATTGGAGCAATCAGTTTAGAAAGGGTGTCCAAACAGGTATACAGCGTTTGGTAAGCAGAAATCTTATCGGCACTATACTCCCCTTTCCAGAAGCGACGACGACATAAGCGGACGTACCAGTTGCTCAGGTTTTCATCCACAAAGGTTTGTATGGCCCGTGCTGCTTTGGTTGGCTCGTAGTCATTATAATATCTGTCTACTTCCTGCGTTAAGCTGTGTAGCAACGATAATACCCAACGGTCGATCTCGGGGCGTTGCGCTAAAGCGATATCCGGTTCGCTGTAAGAGAATTGGTCGATATTCGCATACAGCGCAAAAAAGGCATAGGTATTATAGATGGTGCCGAAGAATTTGCGACGCACTTCATCTAATCCTTCTTCGTTGAATTTTAAGTTTTCCCATGGTGATGCATTGCTGATCATGTACCAGCGTGTGGCATCTGCACTGTATTTTTCCAGGGTGCTGAATGGATCAACAGCATTGCCCAATCGTTTGGACATCTTGTTGCCATTTTTATCCAATACCAAGCCGTTGGAAATGACATTCTTGAATGCGACCGAATCCTTGACCATGGTAGATATCGCATGCAGGGTGAAAAACCAACCACGTGTCTGGTCAACCCCTTCGGCAATAAAATCTGCTGGGAAAGCATTTAAAAAATCTGGATGGAAAGGGAAGTCCTCGCCAGCGGCAAGCTTCTCCTGATCCAATCCCCATTGTGCATAAGGCATGGCTCCTGAATCGAACCATACGTCAATCAAATCCGGCTCCCGGAATAGCTTCTGTCCGCCATCAGATACCAATATAATATCATCCACATAAGGACGGTGCAGATCCAGTTCTTCGGTGCCAAACTTATCCAAATACGATTGATTGACCGCTTTCTCATTAGCGGTTAACACTTCTGATTGCACAGCGGTCTCCAAACGTGTCTTTAGTTCTGTAATGGAGCCGATACAGATCTCTTCATTTTCATCTTCACTGCGCCAAATCGGAAGGGGAGTACCCCAGTAACGCGAACGAGACAGGTTCCAGTCTACTAAATTTTCCAACCAATTGCCAAAACGTCCTGTTCCGGTGGCCTCTGGCTTCCAATTGATGGTTTTATTCAACGCGACCAAACGATCTTTCACCGCGGTCGTGCGGATGAACCAGCTATCCAGCGGGTAATATAAGATCGGTTTATCCGTCCGCCAACAATGCGGGTAGGTGTGTTCGTATTTCTTGACGTCAAATGCTTTATTTTCTTCCTTGAGCTTGATCGCAATCAAGACATCTGTCGGGCGGAAGTCTTTATCAGCACGTTCTTCGTTGGTGTAATATTCTTCTTTAACAAAGCGGCCAGCGAAGTCGGTAATTTCTTTTACAAAACGACCCGTGCGATCTACCGTAGGCACATCCTTGCCATTTTCATCTTTCACCAAAATAGCGGGCACACCGTGTTCTTTGGCTACCCGAAAATCGTCCGCTCCATACGTAGGAGAGGCATGTACAATACCAGTACCATCTTCCGTCGTAACGAAATCTCCGGGAATTACGCGGAAGGCTTTTTCGATCAATTCATCCGAAGTGATGTAGGGCATGAGCTGAAGATAGCGTAATCCAACCAATTGCTCGCCTTTGAATGTGGCGGCAATTTCCCAAGGGATTACTTTGTCGCCCAGTTTGTAATCCGGAAACGATGCATCCTTTCCTTCGGCTTTGAAGTGTTTGTTAATCAAGTTTTGCGCTAGCACAACAGAAACCGGCTCACCCGTATACTGGTTGAACGTACGCACCTTTACATAGTCAATATTTTTACCCACGACCAAAGCCGTGTTGGACGGCAAGGTCCACGGCGTGGTGGTCCAGGCGATGAAAGCGACATCTTCTTCCGGGGTTTCTGCCAAGGTGTCCATCAATGGGTGAACCTGCGCTTTGTCTAGGCGAAATTGCGCGACGATCGTCGTATCTTTCACATCCTGATAAGTGCCCGGCTGGTTCAGCTCATGCGAGCTTAATCCTGTTCCCGCCGCAGGAGAATAGGGTTGTATGGTATATCCCTTGTATAAATATCCTTTTTTATACAGTTTCTGCAAGAGAAACCATAATGTTTCGATATAGCTGTTTTTGTACGTAATATATGGATTTTCCAGATCGACCCAGTAGCCCATTTTCATAGTCAGGTCGTTCCATACATCCGTATAACGCATTACCTCGTTTCTACATGCTTCGTTGTAGGCTTCTACGCTGATTTTTTTACCGATATCTTCCTTGGTAATACCTAGCGTTTTTTCCACCGCCAATTCTATCGGCAAACCATGTGTATCCCAGCCGCCCTTACGTTTGACCTGAAAACCTTTTAAGGTCTTATAACGACAGAATATATCCTTAATAGCTCGCGCCATTACATGGTGGATGCCGGGCATACCATTAGCAGATGGAGGACCTTCGTAGAAAGTATAAGGCTTGCTGGCAGGACGGTTAGAAATACTTTTTTCGAAGATTTTGTCGGTTTCCCAACGCTTCAATACTTCTTTTCCGATTTCGGGCAAGTTCAACTGTTTATATTCTTTGTACATAACTGTGGATATCAATTTACAAGGGCGCTAATTTACATAATTTCGTCGAAAGGATAAACTGATCCGTGGTGAGGATTTCGCCTGTAAAATCGGCGCTACGTGGATCATTAATTATCGCTATTTTGATTTGGTGATTATTTTTTCGAATGTATCTGCTTTATTTATTTGCAAAGAACAGTAATCCAATTCAATGTGATTCCAAAAATCATTATATTTGTCTATAGATGCTAGGGAAAGCTGTCATATTACTTATAGTGGCATTTGGGTTTTTATTTGCTCCAATGGAAATTTTGGCCTGCGGCAAATCTTCCGAAATGGAGAAGTCTTGTTGCGCCCAGCAGGATCAAGATCGTGGGAGGTTGGATAGCGACCATCCTGCTATGGTAGGAGATCAAAAACATACTTGTGATCATCCGATCGAAGACGGCAGTCAGAAATCTGATTGTAACGGACATTGTCAACATTCATCTTGTCATTGTGTAACTTTTCATCTAACTCAGGTGATCATTCCACCTCATATGCACTCGGAATGCCAATCCTTCTTCTACAAGAAAAAAGATAAGTTTATATATACTAAAGCCAATACATCCTCCGGCTTTTGTTCTATTTGGCAGCCGCCGAAAATAGGTTAATTTTTACGGCTACAAAGCCGAAAATCTATTGTTTCAAAAGATGATATTATATTTTTTTTGAAACGAATTCATCGCCCTTCAATTTTATTTTCTAATCGAATCAAGCCTGTTTATGGTCTGATTCTCAAATTATTTATGTCATGAAATTAATCACGTATGTCGTGTTGGCAATCGCTGTGTTTTTATCCGTTCAAAATAGCTTCGCGCAAATCAAAAACCTAAAAACGGAAATTGTAAAAGTTAATGGTAATTGTGAAATGTGCAAAGAAACCATTGAAAAAGCAGGAAATATAAAAAACGTATCCAACGTGGTTTGGAACGGGCAAGAAAATAAGGCTACACTAAGTTATGATACCGAAAAGACAAGCTCCGATGATATCTTAAAGCAAATTGCGCTTGCTGGGTATGATAATGCCAAATTTAGAGCACCTGATGAGGTGTATGCTAGCCTCCATGAATGCTGCCAATACGATCGCGAAATCAAGTCTGATAATCAAAGTAACTCGGGCGATATGTCAAACCATTCTTCGGGCGAAGACCACCAACACGTCGCGGAATCGAATGCTACACATCAAGGCAATCAGTTGGATGTGTTATTTGCAAGCTACTTTTCTTTGAAAGATGCGTTAGTAAAAGAGAACCAAGCTGCCGCAGCAAAAAGTGCTGTTAAGTTGGCAGAAAGTATTAAGGCTGTGGAGATGAATACCCTGACCTCCAATGAGCAT includes these proteins:
- a CDS encoding M20/M25/M40 family metallo-hydrolase, producing the protein MTFSHLFSWTTALLLFISTTAVFGQASKAILKQHIYYLASDEMRGRETGSAEVEQAAQYIQEAFKKYGLQPKGTEGYRQDFTAKITRVPVNDSLRNAANIIGFLDNGAAKTIVIGAHYDHLGHGKIGGSRDTLHIGEIHNGADDNASGVAGLLELARHYSQNEVQEPFNMLFIAFGAEELGLLGSKHFTNNPTIPLNQIHWMLNMDMIGRYQTDNGLAIIGHGTSPAFVEIFDGVTSNIKFYTSKDGNGGSDQTSFYKKNIPVLFFHTGGHPDYHMASDDPDKIDYKALQSIVDLEIKVIDRSMSVAEMPFQWTN
- a CDS encoding lipoprotein signal peptidase, which gives rise to MKAYLRPLLLIFALLLIDQLSKFWVKLSMTIGQDIPVLGDKFLIHFIENNGMAWGMEFGGDYGKLLLTLFRIAAICGIGYGLHHMIKNNYHKGFILNVALIMAGAMGNIIDSVFYGRIFSESTFYQKAELFPAGGGYAPWFHGKVVDMLYFPLFEGTFPTWFPVWGGEHFLFFSPVFNVADSAISVGVFLILIFQKRYFKDEEAQQAEQKASVVEH
- a CDS encoding TraR/DksA C4-type zinc finger protein; its protein translation is MEKFEKTRYGDAELQEFKAIILEKLRVAKEELSSLTKSLSNSNANGTDDTAGTYKTLEDGSATLEKEQINQLAARQKKFIDNLEAALVRIENKTYGVCRETGKLIQKERLKAVPHTTLSIEAKNKQY
- the ileS gene encoding isoleucine--tRNA ligase, which gives rise to MYKEYKQLNLPEIGKEVLKRWETDKIFEKSISNRPASKPYTFYEGPPSANGMPGIHHVMARAIKDIFCRYKTLKGFQVKRKGGWDTHGLPIELAVEKTLGITKEDIGKKISVEAYNEACRNEVMRYTDVWNDLTMKMGYWVDLENPYITYKNSYIETLWFLLQKLYKKGYLYKGYTIQPYSPAAGTGLSSHELNQPGTYQDVKDTTIVAQFRLDKAQVHPLMDTLAETPEEDVAFIAWTTTPWTLPSNTALVVGKNIDYVKVRTFNQYTGEPVSVVLAQNLINKHFKAEGKDASFPDYKLGDKVIPWEIAATFKGEQLVGLRYLQLMPYITSDELIEKAFRVIPGDFVTTEDGTGIVHASPTYGADDFRVAKEHGVPAILVKDENGKDVPTVDRTGRFVKEITDFAGRFVKEEYYTNEERADKDFRPTDVLIAIKLKEENKAFDVKKYEHTYPHCWRTDKPILYYPLDSWFIRTTAVKDRLVALNKTINWKPEATGTGRFGNWLENLVDWNLSRSRYWGTPLPIWRSEDENEEICIGSITELKTRLETAVQSEVLTANEKAVNQSYLDKFGTEELDLHRPYVDDIILVSDGGQKLFREPDLIDVWFDSGAMPYAQWGLDQEKLAAGEDFPFHPDFLNAFPADFIAEGVDQTRGWFFTLHAISTMVKDSVAFKNVISNGLVLDKNGNKMSKRLGNAVDPFSTLEKYSADATRWYMISNASPWENLKFNEEGLDEVRRKFFGTIYNTYAFFALYANIDQFSYSEPDIALAQRPEIDRWVLSLLHSLTQEVDRYYNDYEPTKAARAIQTFVDENLSNWYVRLCRRRFWKGEYSADKISAYQTLYTCLDTLSKLIAPIAPFFADNLYLDLNNATKKESFESVHLADFPLFSTDVIDTDLEERMRLAQDVSSLTLSLRKKTGINVRQPLEKILLPVLDSAFQEKVEKVQELILSETNIKQINFITDTTGIIKKKIKPNFKALGAKVGKDMKTVAAAIQAFSAEDIQHLETNNQLVLNNLPYTITLEDVEIIAEDVEGWQVANLGRLTVALDVHITPELRKEGLARELINRIQNIRKDKGFAVTDRITVTISDNTEIREAVTDNLSYICTEILADALNFGSISVGDSVEIDEKNLLLLVEKN
- a CDS encoding DUF3347 domain-containing protein — translated: MKLITYVVLAIAVFLSVQNSFAQIKNLKTEIVKVNGNCEMCKETIEKAGNIKNVSNVVWNGQENKATLSYDTEKTSSDDILKQIALAGYDNAKFRAPDEVYASLHECCQYDREIKSDNQSNSGDMSNHSSGEDHQHVAESNATHQGNQLDVLFASYFSLKDALVKENQAAAAKSAVKLAESIKAVEMNTLTSNEHEIWMKVVKLLTADVEKMVIAKQIADQRKQFIVLSEHMFALAKGSELGEAIYYQQCPMANDGKGATWLSKESEIKNPYYGSKMLSCGSTIETIK